The following coding sequences lie in one Silurus meridionalis isolate SWU-2019-XX chromosome 19, ASM1480568v1, whole genome shotgun sequence genomic window:
- the olfml3b gene encoding olfactomedin-like protein 3A codes for MRVLQFLIVLLGGLAAAQQQALMDYLERRLLAIEDRISLWHEQTSRYTAELRELKQQIVAQLESLDKNKEALRSELDAVGVRVDRVEREMDYLETQNGAQPCVDVDDKLVEQQVTVAKEKNKSKYAKLSDCSDMVSSIKGMKILKRVSGAKGMWTKDMGVSTGKVYLFNGTGEDTLYEFSSVRDFTSSLGIAAGKAVQLPSKWQGMGHAVYNNHLYYVKVSEEVRLVKFDLQKGSVVDSAVFPANDQLPVYSLNTETYIDLAIDEEGLWAIYATKNNEKHVSLAKVDPKTLTIEQMWDTPCARENAEAAFVVCGTVYVVYNSKLPSRSRIQCVFDVSDMVTNDDAPTVYFPKRYGTHSSFKYSPMEQLIYAWDDGYQILYKLQMKKKLEV; via the exons ATGAGAGTCCTACAGTTCCTCATTGTTTTACTTGGTGGACTTGCTGCAGCACAGCAACAAGCCTTGATGGACTACTTAGAGAGAAGACTGCTTGCGATTGAG gATCGAATCTCCTTGTGGCATGAGCAGACAAGCCGCTACACTGCAGAGCTACGGGAGCTCAAGCAGCAGATTGTAGCTCAGCTTGAGAGCCTGGACAAGAACAAGGAGGCACTAAGGAGTGAGCTTGATGCAGTGGGGGTCCGTGTTGATCGAGTGGAACGTGAGATGGATTATCTTGAGACACAGAATGGAGCACAGCCCTGCGTGGATGTGGATGACAAGTTGGTAGAGCAGCAGGTGACTGTGGCCAAGGAGAAGAACAAGTCAAAATATGCCAAGCTCTCAG ACTGCAGTGACATGGTCTCAAGTATTAAAGGCATGAAGATTCTCAAACGTGTCAGTGGCGCTAAAGGCATGTGGACTAAAGACATGGGTGTCTCCACTGGGAAGGTCTATCTCTTCAATGGAACAGGAGAGGACACACTCTATGAGTTTAGTTCTGTACGTGACTTCACCTCTTCTCTAGGCATTGCAGCAGGCAAAGCTGTCCAACTTCCCTCAAAATGGCAAGGTATGGGTCATGCTGTGTACAACAACCATCTGTATTATGTAAAAGTCAGTGAGGAGGTACGGCTGGTAAAGTTCGACCTACAGAAAGGTTCTGTGGTGGACAGTGCTGTATTTCCAGCCAATGACCAGCTCCCAGTCTACAGTCTTAATACTGAGACATACATTGACTTGGCTATAGATGAAGAAGGTTTGTGGGCCATTTATGCTACAAAGAATAATGAGAAACATGTCTCATTAGCCAAGGTGGACCCTAAAACTCTGACCATCGAACAGATGTGGGATACGCCTTGTGCAAGAGAGAATGCAGAGGCAGCTTTTGTGGTGTGTGGCACAGTCTATGTAGTCTACAACTCCAAACTTCCCAGCCGCTCCCGTATCCaatgtgtttttgatgtgaGTGATATGGTAACCAATGATGATGCTCCTACAGTGTATTTTCCAAAGCGTTATGGCACTCATTCAAGCTTCAAATACAGTCCCATGGAGCAGCTAATCTATGCTTGGGATGACGGCTATCAAATTCTTTACAAGttacaaatgaagaaaaaactaGAAGTGTAG
- the syt6b gene encoding synaptotagmin-6 — protein sequence MEKNKLKNPGNILERAVKISHTSPDIPADVEMSMKDHLLRRTCISRQTTEPTSSNRHNSFKKHLPRQMHHITSLDHENDLPGMEDHSACTIASLGRIQPELYKQNMQESDQLFKNDATESCGKIYFALKYDYEGELLLVTIVKAEGLPAKDICGSSDPYVKIYLLPDRKHKFQTRVHCKTLNPTFDETFQFPVPYEQVATRKLHLSVFDFDRFSRHDMIGEVLLDNLFEVSDLSRETFIWKDIQCATNERVDLGEIMFSLCYLPTAGRLTITVIKCRNLKAMDINGYSDPYVKISLICDGKRLKKKKTATKKNTLNPTYNEAITFDIPPENMDQISLDVSVMDYDLVGHNEVIGVNRVGSCAEGMGRDHWNEMLAYPRKPITHWHPLIEPKKSAKEWKTHTSSFGCQGSCPFPRLPSS from the exons AtggagaaaaataaactaaagaATCCTGGAAACATCCTGGAGAGAGCAGTAAAGATCAGTCACACATCACCAGACATCCCAGCAGATGTGGAGATGTCCATGAAGGACCACTTGCTGAGACGTACTTGTATTTCACGGCAGACTACTGAACCAACCTCTTCAAACAG GCACAATTCCTTTAAGAAGCACCTACCCAGACAAATGCACCACATCACTAGTCTGGACCATGAGAATGATTTGCCAGGCATGGAAGATCACTCTGCCTGCACAATTGCCTCACTGGGCCGCATCCAGCCAGAACTGTACAAACAGAACATGCAGGAGTCTGACCAGTTGTTTAAGAATGATGCAACCGAATCTTGTGGCAAGATCTATTTTGCACTTAAATATGATTACGAGGGTGAGCTGCTGCTTGTCACCATTGTCAAGGCAGAAGGCCTGCCTGCCAAGGACATATGTGGCAGCTCAGATCCGTATGTTAAGATATACTTGCTGCCAGATCGCAAGCACAAGTTCCAGACTCGTGTGCATTGCAAAACCCTCAACCCTACATTTGATGAGACCTTTCAATTTCCAGTTCCTTATGAGCAGGTGGCCACAAGAAAACTGCACCTGAGTGTATTTGACTTTGACCGCTTCTCACGACATGACATGATCGGCGAAGTATTACTTGATAACCTCTTCGAAGTGTCTGATCTTTCAAGGGAGACGTTCATCTGGAAAGACATTCAGTGTGCCACTAAT GAAAGAGTTGATCTGGGTGAGATAATGTTCTCCCTTTGCTACCTGCCCACTGCAGGACGTCTTACTATTACAGTCATCAAGTGCAGAAACCTCAAAGCCATGGATATAAATGGGTACTCag aTCCATATGTGAAAATATCACTAATCTGTGATGGAAAGcgactgaagaagaaaaaaacagcaacaaagaAGAATACCTTGAATCCCACTTACAATGAAGCCATCACCTTTGACATTCCTCCAGAAAATATGGATCAAATCAGCTTAGATGTATCTGTCATGGACTATGATTT AGTGGGACATAATGAGGTCATAGGTGTGAACCGTGTTGGCAGCTGTGCTGAGGGAATGGGTAGAGACCACTGGAATGAGATGTTAGCTTACCCTCGTAAACCCATCACTCACTGGCATCCACTAATAGAGCCTAAGAAATCTGCAAAAGAG TGGAAGACTCACACTTCAAGCTTTGGCTGCCAGGGGTCATGTCCATTTCCTCGACTTCCTTCCAGCTAA